Proteins from a genomic interval of Treponema brennaborense DSM 12168:
- the folK gene encoding 2-amino-4-hydroxy-6-hydroxymethyldihydropteridine diphosphokinase encodes MNCFDFTRIGNASGSGSSGGGVSDDGCRAGFNGDRPGGDGFSGVVAADSPSGFSPNRAAPTFVVLGLGSNRSFGLLSSAEILRDACAQLSGRISSLRRSSVYRTRAMYYTAQDDFYNMAVAGFFDGTPYELLDFIHQVEARFGRNRTAEFRNGPRPLDVDIELFGSVRLNEPDLQLPHPRLTERAFVLIPMLEILAESAESIDTEFYAACLRKLPDQGVRLSGGI; translated from the coding sequence ATGAACTGTTTTGATTTCACGCGGATCGGAAACGCTTCCGGCAGCGGCAGCTCCGGCGGCGGCGTTTCCGATGACGGCTGTCGCGCCGGCTTTAACGGTGATCGTCCCGGCGGCGACGGTTTCTCCGGCGTCGTCGCCGCCGATTCGCCGAGCGGTTTTTCGCCGAATCGCGCGGCACCGACGTTCGTCGTGCTCGGTCTCGGCTCAAACCGGAGCTTCGGGCTGTTATCTTCAGCCGAAATTCTTCGCGACGCGTGTGCGCAGCTTTCCGGGCGAATATCGTCTTTGCGGCGGTCGTCCGTATACCGGACGCGGGCCATGTATTATACGGCACAGGACGATTTTTACAATATGGCGGTCGCGGGGTTTTTCGACGGCACGCCGTACGAACTGCTCGATTTCATTCATCAAGTGGAAGCCCGTTTCGGCCGCAACCGCACCGCTGAATTCAGAAACGGCCCGCGGCCGCTCGACGTGGATATCGAACTGTTCGGCAGCGTTCGCCTCAACGAACCCGACTTGCAGCTGCCGCATCCGCGCCTTACCGAACGCGCGTTTGTTTTAATTCCGATGCTTGAGATTTTGGCGGAATCTGCCGAAAGTATAGATACGGAGTTTTACGCGGCGTGTCTGCGGAAACTTCCCGATCAGGGAGTCCGGCTGAGCGGCGGCATATAG
- the recA gene encoding recombinase RecA, with amino-acid sequence MTTDTNPPADMSEKLKALEAARLQIEKQFGTGSLMKLGTSADVSGLDVIPSGSILLDEALGIGGYPRGRIIEMYGPESSGKTTLALHAIAEAQKLGGIAAFIDAEHALDPIYAKNLGVNIDELWVSQPDTGEQALEIAESLVRSGAVDIIVVDSVAALTPQAEIEGDMGDSHMGLQARLMSQALRKLTATIGKSKCILVFINQIRMKIGVMFGNPETTTGGNALKFYSSIRLEIRRIESIDAKGAEDAVGNRVRVKIVKNKVAPPFRKVELDIYFGKGVSATASLLDAAVKYGFIDKKGAWFTTETEKVGQGRENAIAFLEQNTDFTRDIEQKLREKMFPGQMLKNKDKESGKKSAAKPAGISAGTDVTPSETALKKAEAAKSDSSPVIPDELF; translated from the coding sequence ATGACGACTGATACGAATCCGCCGGCGGACATGTCGGAAAAGCTCAAAGCACTGGAAGCTGCGAGACTTCAAATTGAAAAACAATTCGGCACCGGTTCATTGATGAAACTGGGAACGAGCGCCGACGTTTCGGGGCTCGACGTAATTCCGTCCGGTTCCATTTTGCTGGACGAGGCGCTGGGCATCGGCGGATATCCGCGCGGCCGTATAATCGAAATGTACGGTCCCGAATCTTCCGGTAAAACGACGCTCGCGCTCCATGCGATTGCCGAAGCGCAGAAACTCGGCGGTATCGCGGCCTTTATCGATGCCGAACACGCGCTCGATCCTATCTATGCCAAAAATCTGGGCGTAAACATTGACGAACTGTGGGTGTCTCAGCCCGATACCGGTGAACAGGCTTTGGAAATTGCGGAAAGTCTCGTGCGTTCAGGCGCCGTCGATATTATCGTCGTGGACTCCGTTGCCGCGCTCACGCCGCAGGCCGAAATCGAAGGCGATATGGGCGATTCCCATATGGGACTACAGGCCCGGCTGATGAGCCAGGCGCTCCGTAAACTGACCGCGACGATCGGTAAATCGAAATGCATTCTGGTGTTCATCAACCAGATCCGTATGAAGATCGGCGTTATGTTCGGAAATCCCGAGACGACCACCGGCGGCAACGCGCTCAAATTTTATTCGTCGATACGGCTGGAGATCCGCCGTATCGAGTCGATTGACGCCAAAGGTGCCGAAGACGCGGTCGGTAACCGCGTCCGCGTGAAAATCGTAAAGAACAAGGTTGCGCCGCCGTTCCGTAAAGTCGAACTTGACATTTATTTCGGAAAGGGTGTTTCGGCTACGGCCAGCTTGCTCGACGCGGCGGTAAAATACGGCTTTATCGATAAAAAAGGCGCGTGGTTTACGACCGAAACGGAAAAAGTCGGTCAGGGCCGTGAAAATGCGATTGCGTTTTTGGAACAGAATACCGATTTTACGCGCGACATTGAGCAGAAACTGCGGGAAAAAATGTTCCCCGGCCAGATGCTGAAAAATAAGGACAAGGAAAGCGGTAAAAAAAGCGCGGCGAAACCTGCGGGAATATCTGCCGGAACCGACGTAACGCCGAGCGAAACCGCTTTGAAAAAAGCGGAAGCGGCTAAGTCCGATTCCTCGCCGGTAATTCCCGATGAACTGTTTTGA
- a CDS encoding tetratricopeptide repeat protein has protein sequence MASHGVLHRARTLLKRRQFSDVIKLLKGCELEYRDSFEYYYILAIACMYVGDTGGAGTYLQAARKIKLLDTRLLVAQAALFLRRGDTGRAVEYYLEVLDNEPANKIAPKALDFIRKHGDPDTISEWVSSGKIKRFYPPLGVPPAVSAWLTVCAVCVLCAAAAVAVYVRREALKPPARADLSAFALTVEDRAHILEDDLSGGVYRYILTPKQIAESYDSVRLYFQDYRDNAAQVEINRILNSNASALVRQNAQMLKSYLREPGFDTVSDNYPYGQVASDPYLYADCWVVWSGRVTNVYATDTSYQCDLLVGYENQKRVDGIVPLVFAEPMDIDAARPLRVLGRIRLRDGKLTMDGKSVYQPVDGNKL, from the coding sequence ATGGCATCGCACGGCGTTCTGCATCGCGCCCGCACGTTACTGAAAAGACGTCAGTTTTCGGATGTCATCAAATTGCTGAAAGGGTGCGAGCTTGAATATCGGGATTCTTTTGAATATTATTACATACTCGCGATCGCGTGCATGTATGTCGGCGATACCGGCGGTGCCGGAACGTATCTGCAGGCTGCCCGTAAAATAAAGCTGCTCGACACCCGTCTGCTGGTTGCTCAGGCCGCGCTGTTTTTGCGCCGCGGCGATACGGGGCGGGCGGTTGAATATTATCTTGAAGTGCTTGATAACGAGCCGGCGAATAAAATCGCGCCGAAAGCGCTTGATTTTATCAGAAAGCACGGAGATCCCGACACCATTTCGGAATGGGTTTCTTCCGGGAAAATAAAGCGGTTTTATCCGCCGCTGGGCGTGCCGCCCGCCGTTTCAGCTTGGTTGACCGTCTGCGCCGTGTGCGTATTGTGTGCGGCCGCCGCCGTCGCCGTATACGTTCGGCGGGAAGCTTTAAAACCGCCGGCGCGCGCGGATTTATCCGCGTTCGCGCTGACCGTCGAAGACCGCGCTCATATACTGGAAGACGATTTATCCGGCGGCGTCTATCGGTACATTCTGACACCGAAGCAGATTGCCGAATCATACGACTCGGTGCGGCTTTATTTTCAGGATTACCGCGACAACGCCGCGCAGGTTGAAATCAATCGTATCCTGAACTCGAACGCGTCGGCGCTCGTTCGGCAGAACGCGCAGATGCTCAAGTCGTATCTGCGCGAACCGGGCTTCGACACCGTTTCGGATAATTATCCGTACGGGCAGGTCGCTTCCGATCCGTATCTGTACGCCGATTGCTGGGTGGTATGGTCGGGCCGCGTGACGAACGTGTATGCAACCGATACGTCCTATCAGTGCGATCTGCTCGTCGGGTATGAAAACCAGAAACGGGTGGACGGCATCGTTCCGCTCGTCTTTGCGGAGCCGATGGATATAGACGCCGCGAGACCGCTCAGGGTTTTAGGGCGGATCCGCCTGCGCGACGGCAAGCTGACGATGGACGGAAAATCGGTCTATCAGCCGGTGGACGGAAACAAATTGTAA
- a CDS encoding tetratricopeptide repeat protein, whose translation MKRTVKTFVCALVLCVSAAGLCVPEDKSAGSALLLQGYEAFRAEDWVSALFFFRKAVNVAAPQEESLYMLILSEMFAEDYGGALGDCDWFVTLFPGGTYYPLVLYQRGRALYYQGSYDEAVAQLTEFCHLYPAHEMYPSALFWIAESFFFEYNYSAAKVLYERLVSDFPRDAKAVESQNRLRSISQYEREEKLLYLLKVVGEEYLAAKESYEKELKQYRTEDKIGLREQLRTVMAENEQLKDALAEEQRKTADGQLRVAELERINEILQASTDEAKKLAVETVTAVQEAAARSRTEAGTVVSPAVSAGGFTDGYAAGYADGYAAATQAVGSAADPALGTVPAAVQKQYPEIDALKRKAAELQRLLDKNSNGE comes from the coding sequence ATGAAACGAACGGTAAAAACTTTCGTATGCGCGCTTGTTTTGTGCGTATCCGCCGCGGGATTGTGCGTGCCGGAGGACAAATCGGCCGGCAGCGCGCTGCTGCTGCAGGGATACGAAGCGTTCCGCGCTGAAGACTGGGTGTCCGCCCTGTTCTTTTTTCGGAAAGCGGTAAACGTCGCCGCTCCGCAGGAAGAATCGCTGTACATGCTGATTTTATCGGAAATGTTCGCGGAAGATTACGGCGGCGCGCTCGGCGACTGCGACTGGTTCGTCACGCTGTTTCCCGGCGGAACCTACTATCCGCTCGTGCTGTATCAGCGCGGTAGGGCGCTGTATTATCAGGGCTCGTACGACGAAGCGGTCGCGCAGCTTACCGAGTTCTGTCATTTGTATCCCGCACACGAAATGTATCCGTCCGCGCTGTTTTGGATTGCCGAGTCGTTTTTCTTTGAATATAATTATTCGGCGGCAAAAGTGCTGTACGAGCGGCTCGTTTCGGATTTTCCGCGGGATGCGAAAGCCGTCGAATCGCAGAATCGGCTGCGCTCGATCAGTCAGTACGAACGTGAAGAAAAATTGCTGTATTTGCTGAAAGTGGTCGGTGAAGAATATCTGGCTGCAAAAGAATCGTATGAAAAAGAACTGAAACAGTATCGGACGGAAGATAAAATCGGATTGCGCGAGCAACTGCGCACCGTTATGGCGGAAAACGAGCAGCTCAAAGACGCTCTTGCCGAAGAACAGCGCAAAACGGCCGACGGGCAGCTGCGCGTTGCGGAACTCGAGCGTATCAATGAAATCCTGCAGGCTTCCACTGATGAAGCGAAAAAACTCGCGGTTGAAACGGTAACCGCTGTGCAGGAAGCGGCCGCCCGTTCCCGGACCGAAGCCGGAACGGTCGTTTCGCCGGCGGTTTCTGCGGGCGGCTTTACGGACGGTTACGCCGCCGGTTATGCGGACGGTTACGCGGCGGCGACTCAGGCTGTCGGTTCCGCTGCAGATCCGGCGCTCGGTACGGTTCCGGCTGCTGTGCAAAAACAGTATCCGGAAATTGATGCGCTGAAGCGGAAAGCCGCCGAACTGCAGCGGCTTTTGGATAAGAATTCAAACGGAGAATAG
- the rpe gene encoding ribulose-phosphate 3-epimerase encodes MKTPLLAPSLLSADFLHLDSALKRIEQGGASFVHIDVMDGRFVPQISYGQPVVSALRPHTELPFDVHLMIEQPENHIDSFIRAGADYLTFHWENTVHHHRIIGRIHDAGKKAGIAVVPSTPIAVLEEILPYLDLVLVMTVNPGFGGQAFIPGCARKITELRRIKAERGYGFLISADGGINGQTLAAVLDAGTDVVVSGSAFFSGTLGWEL; translated from the coding sequence ATGAAAACACCGTTGCTTGCTCCGTCATTATTATCCGCTGATTTTTTGCACCTTGATTCCGCGCTGAAACGTATCGAACAAGGCGGCGCTTCTTTTGTGCACATCGACGTTATGGACGGCCGGTTCGTGCCGCAAATTTCGTACGGACAGCCGGTCGTTTCGGCGCTGCGTCCGCATACCGAACTGCCGTTCGACGTGCATTTGATGATCGAACAGCCGGAAAATCATATAGATTCGTTCATACGGGCGGGAGCCGATTACCTGACCTTTCATTGGGAAAATACGGTGCATCATCACCGGATTATCGGCCGCATCCACGACGCGGGAAAAAAAGCCGGCATTGCCGTCGTGCCGTCTACTCCGATCGCCGTTTTGGAAGAAATCCTTCCGTATCTCGACTTGGTTTTGGTCATGACGGTCAATCCCGGATTCGGCGGACAGGCGTTCATACCCGGCTGTGCGCGTAAAATAACGGAACTGCGGCGTATCAAAGCCGAACGGGGATACGGGTTTCTGATTTCCGCGGACGGCGGAATAAACGGGCAGACGCTTGCAGCCGTGCTGGATGCCGGAACGGACGTCGTCGTGTCCGGTTCCGCGTTTTTCAGCGGTACGCTCGGATGGGAGTTATAA
- the greA gene encoding transcription elongation factor GreA, translating into MSEELVKSVQDMLNEEKWTRAAISNYSKNNFIELAAVVENARNENCIDDVKAVCDEHLSHTKNSIIALYISGMLALKKGTLDNSALVTLITIFQDNHKSNIVTYLCETILADDESNKFALRTLADCYREESNEKMWDIYETIVRIDYEEADIAKMLAERYEKDGDSETAIDYYKKAILRYINNGSNFMNQIKEIWTKLVTVIPEEIDFFYLLQRKIAKSISEEKSAVLMQELYVYYKDTQDWNTAIDILKLILQIDEKDAWARREIVDCFRGKYAGHSQLDDYIRVSNLSQNWRNIFEAISDFEKHIAFDAKNFVFHRSWGVGLIRKVTGDQLTINFGKKYGMHEMSLKMAISALQPLTADHIWVLKATKPRETLAKMVKDDKAWALKTIIKSFGNNCDFKRIKAELSPAILTPGEWTSWSTSARKVLDTDPTFGVNPNDINMYTVRDRAISQEEKLSNEFKAQKQFFARIDVLMKFAAEADTESELFADMFSYFTGYLKSFSNVTEQVMAAFLVVRRISSQFPHLNPGIKYTFEQLFNEIENPRETYAALKDTKNTSLRKDFLSCIKTLLPNWVDVYIELFPTVLQDEMLVTLINTGHLEQVKQLAAVSFEEYRLYREAAIYFFRECSEEDWFKSVDIPYEKQLITLIHIMDLTYREIANHVDTTENRKINRQIQLLLFKNDQLLKYILENDKDTITRMYTLVDDVKDLDPAIKMNIRNKILEKYPDFKFYGTEEKTVAQQGLIVTAKMFEQKKQQLEHITSVDIPANSKEIGEALAQGDLRENAEYKAAKERQTLLASTATKLQDEINRARIFDPTTGTTARVSFGTVVTLKNDVSGESEEYTILGPWESDPDNKVISYMSPFGNAILNAKEKQALSFVINEHDYKYTVEKIEMAKF; encoded by the coding sequence ATGTCTGAAGAACTTGTAAAATCTGTTCAGGATATGCTGAATGAAGAAAAATGGACGCGCGCCGCTATCAGTAATTATTCAAAGAACAATTTTATTGAACTTGCAGCCGTCGTAGAAAACGCACGCAATGAGAACTGCATCGACGACGTAAAAGCCGTGTGCGATGAACATCTTTCCCATACCAAAAACAGTATCATCGCATTGTATATCTCCGGTATGCTGGCTTTGAAAAAGGGTACGCTCGACAACTCCGCACTGGTTACGCTGATCACCATTTTCCAGGACAATCATAAATCGAACATCGTCACCTATTTGTGTGAAACGATTCTTGCCGACGATGAAAGCAATAAATTTGCCCTGCGGACGCTCGCCGACTGTTACCGTGAAGAAAGCAACGAAAAGATGTGGGACATCTACGAAACGATCGTCCGCATCGATTACGAAGAAGCGGATATCGCCAAAATGCTTGCCGAACGGTATGAAAAAGACGGCGACTCAGAAACGGCGATCGATTACTATAAAAAAGCGATTCTCCGATACATCAACAACGGCAGCAACTTCATGAATCAGATAAAGGAAATCTGGACGAAACTCGTCACCGTGATTCCCGAAGAAATCGATTTTTTCTATCTGCTGCAGCGCAAAATCGCCAAATCGATCAGTGAAGAAAAAAGCGCCGTTCTCATGCAGGAACTGTATGTATACTATAAAGATACGCAAGACTGGAATACCGCCATCGATATTCTGAAACTGATTCTGCAGATCGACGAAAAAGACGCCTGGGCGCGCCGTGAAATCGTGGACTGCTTCCGCGGAAAATACGCCGGACACAGCCAGCTCGACGACTATATCCGCGTTTCGAATTTGAGCCAGAACTGGCGCAATATTTTTGAGGCCATCTCCGACTTTGAAAAGCACATCGCGTTTGACGCGAAAAACTTCGTATTCCACCGGTCCTGGGGCGTCGGTCTTATCCGCAAGGTAACCGGCGACCAGCTGACGATCAACTTCGGCAAAAAATACGGAATGCACGAAATGTCGCTTAAAATGGCCATCAGCGCGCTGCAGCCGCTGACGGCGGATCATATCTGGGTGCTGAAAGCGACCAAACCGCGCGAAACGCTGGCAAAAATGGTCAAGGACGACAAAGCCTGGGCATTGAAAACAATCATCAAGAGTTTCGGCAACAATTGCGATTTCAAACGTATCAAAGCGGAACTGTCTCCGGCGATTCTGACGCCGGGAGAATGGACCAGTTGGAGTACGAGCGCCCGCAAAGTGCTCGATACGGATCCGACGTTCGGCGTCAACCCCAACGACATCAACATGTACACGGTTCGCGACCGCGCCATTTCCCAAGAAGAAAAACTGTCCAACGAATTCAAGGCGCAGAAACAGTTCTTTGCGCGCATCGATGTTCTGATGAAATTCGCGGCGGAAGCGGATACCGAATCCGAACTGTTCGCCGATATGTTCTCGTATTTCACCGGATATCTGAAATCGTTCAGCAACGTTACCGAACAGGTCATGGCGGCGTTCCTCGTCGTGCGCCGCATTTCGAGTCAGTTTCCGCACTTGAATCCGGGCATCAAATACACGTTCGAACAGCTTTTCAATGAAATTGAAAATCCCCGGGAAACGTATGCGGCGCTCAAAGATACCAAAAACACATCGCTGCGGAAAGATTTCCTGAGCTGCATCAAAACGCTGCTGCCGAACTGGGTGGACGTGTATATCGAACTGTTCCCGACCGTCCTGCAGGACGAAATGCTGGTAACGCTCATCAACACCGGGCACTTGGAACAGGTAAAACAGCTCGCCGCCGTCAGCTTTGAAGAATACCGGCTGTACCGTGAAGCGGCCATTTATTTCTTCCGCGAATGCAGTGAAGAAGATTGGTTCAAATCGGTCGACATTCCGTATGAAAAACAGCTTATCACGCTGATCCACATCATGGATCTGACGTACCGTGAAATTGCGAATCACGTCGATACGACTGAAAACCGCAAAATCAACCGTCAGATTCAGCTGCTGCTGTTCAAAAACGATCAGCTGCTTAAATACATTTTGGAAAACGACAAAGACACGATTACCCGCATGTACACGCTGGTCGACGACGTCAAAGATCTTGATCCGGCGATCAAAATGAACATCCGCAACAAGATTCTTGAAAAATATCCCGATTTCAAATTCTACGGAACGGAAGAAAAGACGGTTGCCCAGCAGGGACTCATCGTTACGGCGAAAATGTTCGAGCAGAAAAAACAGCAGCTTGAACACATCACATCCGTCGATATTCCCGCCAACTCGAAGGAAATCGGTGAAGCGCTCGCACAGGGCGACCTCCGTGAAAACGCGGAATACAAAGCGGCCAAGGAACGCCAGACGCTGCTCGCTTCCACTGCGACGAAACTGCAGGACGAGATCAACCGTGCGCGAATCTTCGACCCGACGACGGGCACTACGGCCCGCGTGTCGTTCGGTACCGTCGTAACGCTTAAAAACGACGTTTCAGGCGAATCGGAAGAATACACGATCCTCGGCCCGTGGGAATCCGATCCCGATAACAAGGTCATTTCCTACATGTCGCCGTTCGGAAACGCAATTCTCAACGCGAAAGAAAAGCAGGCGCTCTCGTTCGTAATCAACGAACACGATTACAAATATACGGTTGAAAAAATCGAAATGGCAAAATTCTAA
- a CDS encoding flagellar motor switch protein FliG translates to MNEHDYRIKAYKKAAAAPAGSADENVPDGVPRAPLFQNVNRQIGQIFDESEKRSSAASSAPRAASPTSSAASSAPRAASPTSSAASPASASAPGDARAKAHRSGEPVRDFTRHGLVKVPVSPQNADGKENMYRRVAKFLLLIGVDEAAKVISHLTPEQTEKIIPEIASIRRVDPDESSVILAEFQTLLDSSREKGGVTTARTILKKAFGADRAEQMLKKTVPFADGVPFDYMQDMDGERVFFLLKDESAPVRALVLSRLKPPVAADVINRMSAADKKDTVCRLAKLAPVAPDILRRIDQAMHEKVLAVNTAAADSLDGRGALAEILKRMSPDAEKDILSSLAEEDPDLGQDLRERLFTIDDVVRADDRYIQKQLQLMAESDIAYLIAGKPEPFRQKILSNISKTRGDIVLEEEQIKKPMRRTDCDEATNRFFGILRRAWENGTLVISGRDDDVYV, encoded by the coding sequence ATGAACGAGCATGATTACCGTATAAAAGCGTATAAAAAGGCCGCGGCCGCTCCTGCAGGATCTGCGGATGAAAACGTGCCGGACGGCGTCCCGCGTGCGCCGCTTTTTCAAAATGTGAACCGACAGATCGGGCAGATATTCGATGAATCGGAAAAACGTTCGTCTGCGGCGTCATCTGCGCCCCGTGCAGCGTCTCCCACTTCGTCTGCGGCGTCATCTGCGCCCCGTGCGGCGTCTCCCACTTCGTCTGCGGCGTCTCCCGCATCCGCGTCGGCTCCCGGTGATGCGCGGGCAAAAGCGCACCGATCGGGCGAGCCTGTTCGCGATTTCACGCGCCACGGACTGGTCAAAGTGCCGGTGTCGCCGCAAAACGCCGACGGTAAGGAAAACATGTACCGGCGCGTCGCCAAATTTCTGCTGCTCATCGGCGTGGACGAAGCGGCGAAAGTCATTTCCCATTTAACGCCGGAGCAAACGGAAAAAATCATTCCCGAAATCGCTTCCATCCGCCGTGTCGATCCCGACGAATCGTCCGTTATTCTTGCCGAATTTCAAACGCTGCTCGATTCTTCGCGTGAAAAGGGCGGCGTTACGACGGCCCGCACGATTCTGAAAAAAGCGTTCGGAGCCGACCGCGCCGAGCAGATGCTCAAAAAAACGGTGCCGTTCGCGGACGGCGTTCCCTTCGATTATATGCAGGATATGGACGGTGAGCGCGTGTTCTTTCTGCTGAAAGACGAATCCGCTCCGGTGCGCGCGCTCGTTTTGTCCCGCCTGAAACCGCCGGTAGCCGCGGACGTGATAAACCGCATGAGTGCGGCCGATAAAAAAGATACCGTGTGCCGGCTTGCAAAACTCGCTCCCGTGGCGCCCGACATTCTGCGCCGCATCGATCAGGCCATGCATGAAAAAGTGCTTGCCGTAAACACTGCCGCCGCCGATTCTTTGGACGGCCGCGGTGCGCTCGCCGAGATTTTGAAACGTATGAGCCCCGATGCCGAAAAAGACATCCTTTCGTCTCTTGCTGAAGAAGACCCGGATTTGGGACAGGATTTGCGCGAACGGCTGTTTACGATAGACGACGTCGTGCGTGCAGACGATCGCTATATTCAGAAGCAGCTCCAGCTTATGGCGGAAAGCGACATCGCGTATCTGATTGCCGGAAAACCCGAACCGTTCAGACAGAAAATCCTTTCCAATATATCGAAGACGCGCGGCGATATCGTACTTGAAGAAGAACAGATCAAAAAGCCCATGCGGCGTACCGATTGCGACGAAGCGACGAATCGGTTTTTCGGTATACTGCGCCGTGCCTGGGAAAACGGTACGCTCGTTATTTCGGGCAGGGACGACGACGTGTACGTGTAA